Proteins encoded together in one Candidatus Bathyarchaeia archaeon window:
- a CDS encoding XTP/dITP diphosphatase: MTSNKGKIKEISTILKDYGIKVKVKKGKKVEIQSSNLKKIIREALDKMAGKTPTPLIMEDSGLFVKSLRGFPGPYSSYAFNTIGLKGLLKLMEDEEDRRAEFRSVAGIYDPNLGLRVFEGIVKGEISEKPKGERGFGFDPIFIPTTGDGRTFAEMELELKNQLSHRGRSIKKLARWLLTHGDFP; encoded by the coding sequence ATGACTTCAAATAAAGGAAAAATTAAAGAGATCTCAACCATACTGAAAGATTACGGGATTAAGGTTAAAGTTAAGAAAGGCAAAAAAGTTGAAATTCAATCCTCAAACCTAAAGAAAATAATTAGAGAAGCATTGGATAAGATGGCTGGTAAAACTCCCACACCGCTTATAATGGAGGATTCGGGACTGTTCGTTAAATCGCTTAGGGGTTTTCCAGGACCATATTCGTCTTACGCGTTCAATACGATTGGGTTAAAGGGGCTCCTAAAACTAATGGAAGACGAAGAAGATAGGAGAGCCGAATTTAGATCCGTAGCCGGAATATACGACCCCAATCTAGGTCTCAGGGTTTTTGAAGGCATCGTGAAGGGCGAGATATCTGAGAAGCCTAAGGGTGAAAGGGGGTTCGGGTTCGACCCGATTTTCATACCCACGACTGGAGACGGACGAACGTTCGCGGAAATGGAATTAGAACTTAAAAATCAACTTTCCCACCGAGGGCGCTCCATCAAAAAGCTTGCGCGATGGCTTCTCACTCACGGCGATTTCCCATGA
- a CDS encoding KEOPS complex kinase/ATPase Bud32, producing MRLIRKGAEANLYLSELNGKSVLIKRRVKKKYRLGTLDRKLRSYRTVHEAQLIHEAKSAGVPTPIIYLVDQEAFTIVMEYIVGERLKEVFNEPFRKNHVKPSWLIGRQVALLHQRNIIHGDLTTSNMILTEDGKLYFIDFGLGYHSSSLEDRGVDLYLLKRALTSTHHQVANRCFKLLMEGYKTVLKKEGELVMLKIREIERRGRYHGERM from the coding sequence ATGCGTTTAATAAGGAAAGGAGCTGAAGCCAACCTTTATCTCTCTGAGCTGAACGGAAAATCCGTATTGATTAAGCGAAGGGTGAAAAAAAAGTATAGGCTGGGGACGCTGGATAGAAAGCTTAGATCTTATAGAACTGTGCACGAAGCCCAGTTAATTCATGAAGCGAAATCCGCCGGCGTCCCCACCCCAATCATATATTTGGTCGATCAGGAAGCCTTCACAATCGTTATGGAGTACATTGTAGGCGAGAGGCTCAAAGAAGTCTTCAACGAGCCGTTCAGAAAGAATCACGTTAAGCCGTCATGGTTAATTGGGAGGCAAGTCGCCCTATTACACCAGCGAAACATAATACATGGAGATCTCACAACCTCTAACATGATTCTGACAGAGGATGGAAAACTTTACTTCATTGATTTTGGTTTGGGATACCACTCAAGCTCCCTTGAGGATAGGGGAGTGGACTTATACCTCCTGAAAAGAGCTTTAACCAGCACTCATCATCAAGTGGCAAATCGATGCTTCAAACTTCTCATGGAAGGCTATAAAACGGTGCTTAAAAAAGAAGGGGAGCTAGTTATGTTGAAAATTAGGGAAATTGAGCGAAGAGGAAGATATCATGGAGAAAGAATGTAA
- the kae1 gene encoding KEOPS complex N(6)-L-threonylcarbamoyladenine synthase Kae1: MSARALCLGIESTAHTLGMAVASDAGDILSDVKAVYKPPIGSGIHPREAAQHHVQIAPKILQEALRRAGVEAEEIAAIAFSLGPGLGPVLRVGATVARALSLHLKKPLIPVHHAIGHIEIAALTTGLQDPLTVIVSGGHTSIVAFSNGYWRVFGETEDITLGNLLDALARKLGYPSPGGEKMEELAEKGGEYVDLPYTVKGNDVAYSGLLTAAVKKLKEGAKVEDVCFSVQEVAFAMLVEATERSLAHLEKKELMLTGGVAANRRLQAMFKEISREHNVIFKVVDKKFSADCGAQIAWTGILAYKAGVTLNVGESAVKPRWRIDQVPIPWRGNGICV; this comes from the coding sequence TTGAGCGCAAGGGCGCTATGCCTAGGCATTGAAAGCACGGCGCATACACTAGGGATGGCCGTGGCATCTGATGCGGGGGACATACTCTCTGACGTAAAAGCGGTGTATAAACCCCCTATCGGCTCGGGAATCCATCCTAGGGAGGCGGCTCAGCATCACGTTCAAATCGCGCCTAAAATTCTTCAAGAAGCTTTAAGAAGAGCCGGTGTGGAGGCTGAGGAAATCGCCGCGATAGCGTTTTCCCTGGGTCCAGGATTGGGGCCAGTTCTAAGAGTTGGGGCTACCGTGGCCCGAGCCCTATCCCTTCACTTGAAAAAACCGTTGATCCCCGTTCACCACGCGATAGGCCACATCGAAATCGCCGCGTTAACTACCGGCCTTCAGGACCCACTCACAGTCATAGTTTCAGGCGGACACACGTCCATCGTAGCTTTCTCAAATGGATATTGGAGGGTGTTCGGTGAAACCGAAGACATTACCTTGGGGAACTTACTGGACGCGTTGGCTAGAAAGTTAGGTTATCCATCACCTGGGGGAGAGAAAATGGAGGAATTAGCTGAGAAGGGAGGCGAATACGTCGACCTCCCATATACTGTGAAGGGAAACGACGTCGCGTACTCTGGTTTGTTAACAGCTGCCGTTAAAAAATTGAAGGAAGGCGCGAAGGTTGAAGACGTGTGTTTCTCAGTTCAAGAAGTAGCCTTCGCCATGTTAGTTGAGGCGACTGAGAGATCCTTAGCCCACTTGGAGAAAAAGGAGCTCATGCTCACCGGAGGGGTTGCCGCCAATCGAAGGCTTCAAGCGATGTTCAAGGAAATTTCCAGAGAACATAACGTGATCTTCAAGGTCGTTGACAAAAAGTTCAGCGCAGACTGCGGAGCCCAAATCGCTTGGACGGGAATTCTGGCCTATAAAGCAGGTGTGACTTTAAACGTGGGTGAAAGCGCCGTGAAACCTAGGTGGAGGATTGACCAGGTTCCAATCCCGTGGAGAGGAAACGGGATATGCGTTTAA
- a CDS encoding translation initiation factor IF-2 subunit gamma: MKDGDYVAIQPEVNIGTLGHVDNGKSTLVQALTGVWTARHSEELKRGITIRIGYADASFFRCEGHDNPIYLATGRCPVCGGEAKFLRMVSFVDCPGHHSLMVTMLSGAALMDGALFVIAADAKCPQAQDREHMIAAKMAGIRNIILIQNKIDIVSRERAIENYYEVVKFLEEFGMERSPIIPVSAQHKVNVEAVIEAIEKHVPTPSRDPNAPPKMHILRSFDVNKPGTEVEDIVGGVLGGSITQGVFRVGDEIEIKPGVREKGGKGGYVTLTSEIRSLMVSTGQVEEARPGGLVGVGTSLDPFLTKSDGLVGNLMGKVGTLPEALSTLTMETQLFEKAVGTEELVSVEKIKMNEALVLNVATSVTSGVVTSVRDDVVEINLKKPVCVEPEGKVAISRRIGEGWRLIGYGKLR; encoded by the coding sequence TTGAAAGATGGTGATTATGTGGCGATCCAGCCTGAAGTCAACATAGGAACCCTTGGGCATGTTGATAATGGGAAGAGCACGTTGGTGCAGGCGCTAACTGGAGTATGGACGGCAAGGCATTCCGAGGAGCTGAAAAGAGGAATCACCATAAGAATAGGCTACGCTGACGCCTCTTTTTTTAGATGTGAGGGACATGACAATCCGATCTATCTGGCTACGGGAAGATGCCCTGTTTGCGGTGGGGAGGCTAAATTCCTCAGAATGGTGAGCTTTGTCGACTGCCCTGGGCATCACAGCCTTATGGTTACGATGCTTTCAGGCGCGGCTTTAATGGACGGTGCGTTGTTCGTTATCGCCGCTGACGCAAAATGTCCTCAAGCTCAAGACAGGGAGCATATGATAGCGGCGAAGATGGCGGGGATCAGGAACATCATCTTAATCCAGAATAAGATCGACATCGTAAGCCGTGAGAGGGCCATTGAAAATTATTATGAGGTCGTGAAGTTTCTCGAGGAGTTCGGCATGGAGAGGTCGCCCATCATACCGGTTTCCGCTCAGCATAAAGTTAACGTTGAGGCCGTCATAGAGGCCATCGAAAAACACGTCCCTACCCCTTCAAGGGACCCAAACGCCCCACCCAAGATGCATATATTGAGGTCGTTCGACGTAAACAAGCCTGGGACCGAGGTGGAGGACATAGTGGGCGGTGTTTTAGGGGGATCCATCACTCAGGGAGTCTTCAGGGTCGGTGATGAAATAGAGATTAAGCCAGGAGTGCGGGAGAAGGGTGGTAAAGGAGGTTACGTAACTCTCACATCGGAGATAAGGAGTTTAATGGTGAGCACAGGTCAAGTGGAGGAAGCGAGGCCTGGAGGTCTAGTAGGAGTAGGCACATCTCTGGATCCATTTTTAACGAAGTCGGATGGGCTGGTTGGGAATCTCATGGGTAAGGTTGGAACATTGCCGGAGGCTTTGAGCACGTTAACGATGGAAACACAGCTGTTCGAGAAGGCTGTGGGGACTGAGGAGTTGGTAAGTGTTGAGAAGATTAAAATGAACGAAGCGCTGGTTTTAAACGTGGCTACATCCGTAACCTCCGGGGTGGTTACATCTGTCCGGGATGATGTCGTAGAAATTAACCTTAAGAAGCCGGTGTGCGTTGAGCCTGAAGGCAAAGTGGCCATCAGTCGGAGAATCGGGGAAGGCTGGAGGTTAATAGGGTATGGGAAGCTTCGATAA
- a CDS encoding DNA-directed RNA polymerase, with protein sequence MESAYMFKIFTIEDVVRISPDKFDKPIEEVAKEQIKIRYENLVDEELGYVILVVEVKVDPVGKILPGDGSTYHKAAFKVLSFYPQLQEVVEGEVVEVTDFGAFVRIGPEDALLHVSQIMDDYLSYDSKRGVLLGKESQRKIEKGDIVRVRVIAVSFPRGGGGGKIGVTMRQPFLGKLEWIKEDLKKTSR encoded by the coding sequence TTGGAGAGCGCCTACATGTTTAAAATTTTCACCATAGAGGATGTTGTGCGGATTTCACCGGATAAGTTCGATAAACCCATCGAGGAGGTTGCTAAAGAGCAAATTAAGATCAGATATGAGAATTTGGTGGATGAGGAGCTAGGCTACGTGATCCTCGTGGTCGAGGTTAAAGTTGATCCTGTAGGGAAAATCCTTCCAGGTGATGGGTCGACTTATCATAAAGCAGCCTTCAAGGTTCTCAGCTTTTACCCTCAACTTCAGGAGGTTGTGGAGGGGGAGGTTGTGGAGGTTACAGATTTCGGGGCATTCGTTAGAATTGGACCTGAAGACGCTTTACTCCATGTATCCCAGATCATGGACGACTACTTATCCTATGACAGCAAAAGGGGTGTACTCCTAGGAAAAGAGAGTCAACGTAAAATTGAGAAGGGCGACATAGTTAGGGTTCGAGTGATAGCTGTGAGTTTTCCAAGAGGGGGTGGAGGTGGTAAAATCGGGGTGACGATGAGGCAGCCATTTCTCGGGAAGCTTGAGTGGATAAAGGAGGATTTGAAAAAGACTTCAAGGTGA
- the spt4 gene encoding transcription elongation factor subunit Spt4, which translates to MTEKACKNCGALSSGPVCPQCKSTNLSEDWSGLIIVLDPDKSEIAGKVGIKSKGRYAVRVR; encoded by the coding sequence GTGACTGAAAAGGCTTGTAAAAATTGCGGCGCGTTGTCCTCTGGGCCAGTTTGTCCGCAGTGTAAGTCAACGAACCTGAGCGAGGACTGGTCTGGACTTATCATCGTCTTGGACCCAGATAAATCGGAGATCGCTGGAAAGGTCGGCATTAAGTCTAAGGGTAGATACGCCGTAAGGGTGCGTTAG
- a CDS encoding DUF359 domain-containing protein, translating into MPEIKITRSLRRMLKEPFGEVVAGSEDEVLKDLTALERRLKPKKVICVGDAVSRLTLKSPFKVNLRIIDNRERRRKVEPVDYGARRMFKLHNPPGMIVEEAWIVVNQAVKTDDSLVIVDGEEDLLGLVAALEAPVGSLLLYGQPKVGVVAVKVNEDLKRRVSGILSLMRKIKADITAQ; encoded by the coding sequence GTGCCGGAGATCAAGATTACTCGAAGTCTCCGGAGGATGTTGAAGGAGCCGTTTGGGGAAGTGGTCGCAGGCTCCGAGGATGAGGTGCTAAAAGATTTAACGGCGTTGGAAAGGCGGCTTAAACCAAAGAAAGTTATATGTGTGGGGGACGCTGTTTCAAGGTTGACGTTAAAATCCCCATTCAAGGTTAACCTTCGAATCATCGACAACAGGGAGAGAAGGAGGAAGGTTGAGCCCGTCGATTACGGAGCCAGACGTATGTTCAAGCTTCATAACCCTCCTGGCATGATCGTGGAGGAGGCTTGGATAGTGGTTAACCAAGCCGTTAAAACCGATGATTCGTTGGTGATCGTCGACGGAGAAGAGGACTTACTCGGCCTAGTGGCCGCCTTAGAGGCGCCGGTGGGATCGCTATTACTTTATGGTCAACCTAAAGTAGGGGTTGTAGCTGTCAAGGTTAACGAAGATTTGAAGAGAAGGGTCAGTGGCATTCTATCCTTAATGAGGAAGATCAAGGCTGATATTACTGCTCAATGA
- a CDS encoding 30S ribosomal protein S27ae — MSEEKPPKARLSKLYEYDYSKGLVKLKNKKCPRCGALMASHLNPVKRWTCGGCSYTEFIEQ; from the coding sequence CTGTCTGAGGAAAAACCTCCTAAGGCCAGACTGAGCAAACTCTACGAATACGACTACTCGAAGGGTTTAGTTAAACTAAAAAACAAGAAGTGCCCGAGATGCGGAGCTCTTATGGCTTCGCATTTAAATCCCGTGAAAAGGTGGACCTGCGGAGGCTGCAGCTACACCGAGTTCATTGAGCAGTAA
- a CDS encoding 30S ribosomal protein S6e: protein MVKFKIIISDPVEGKARNMEVEGVNAQPLIGRTVNETLDGSLLGLRGKKLRITGGVDRDGFPLRPDVHGGGKKRLILTGGVGFKARKRGERRRKTVRGSIITEDTYVINMTVLKEEQPKPEEPKGGAEGGEA from the coding sequence GTGGTCAAATTTAAGATAATCATTTCTGACCCAGTTGAGGGAAAAGCCAGAAACATGGAGGTTGAAGGGGTCAACGCTCAACCCCTGATCGGTAGGACGGTAAATGAAACCTTAGATGGATCCCTACTCGGATTGAGGGGGAAAAAGCTTCGCATAACAGGAGGCGTTGACAGAGACGGCTTCCCCCTGAGGCCGGACGTTCATGGAGGAGGGAAAAAAAGGCTGATTTTAACCGGAGGCGTAGGCTTTAAAGCAAGGAAGAGGGGTGAGAGGAGGCGTAAGACCGTGAGAGGCTCCATCATAACAGAGGACACGTACGTGATTAACATGACCGTGTTGAAGGAGGAGCAACCTAAGCCGGAGGAGCCTAAAGGTGGGGCTGAGGGTGGTGAAGCTTAA
- the infB gene encoding translation initiation factor IF-2, with amino-acid sequence MSIRQPVVAVLGHVDHGKTSLLDKVRGTTVALREPGAITQWIGASMIPAETLKRICGPLLKKFRFEVTIPGLLFIDTPGHETFSNLRRRGGSAADIAILVVDAVKGVEPQTVESIEILKARRTPFLVAANKIDLIPGWKANPDYSFLESFKLQPEEVKGMLEEKIYRLMGDLSTHGFKSDRYDRVKDFRTHVALVPTSAKTGEGIPDLITVLVGLTQTYMKKELAITSGPAKGVVLEVKEDVGLGVTVNAIIYDGEMKVNDRIVLGGREDVVETTVRAILKPKPLDEIRDPRDRFMNVQKVSAAAGVKIVAPDLNSALPGAPLYVVPEGSDPNPFKRRITEEVRKLRFNTDKLGVVLKADTLGSLEALTNMLQTHSVPIRLADVGDVSKRDVVEAETVRKKDPTLGVILAFNVEVLPDARLEIEKWGIPTFEAKIIYRLLEQYREWEKDVRLSQISSQLASLIRPGKIKVLGGYVFRRSKPAIVGVEVLKGRIQPGYPLLNEEGKRIGKILRIQDKGQDIAEAVAGSQVAVSIDEGFVGRNIFEEGTLYVDVPQSHRETLLTKFRGELSEEEVQLIEELNEMAEKQARPLLNSTDKS; translated from the coding sequence ATGTCGATCAGACAGCCGGTAGTGGCAGTTCTAGGCCATGTTGACCACGGGAAAACCAGCCTACTGGACAAAGTCAGAGGAACAACCGTGGCCCTCAGAGAGCCTGGAGCCATAACCCAGTGGATAGGCGCCAGCATGATCCCGGCTGAAACCCTGAAAAGAATCTGTGGCCCACTTCTCAAAAAATTTCGTTTCGAGGTGACAATTCCAGGTTTACTGTTCATAGACACCCCAGGCCACGAAACATTTTCGAACCTTAGAAGAAGAGGAGGCTCAGCGGCGGACATCGCCATTTTGGTTGTAGACGCCGTGAAGGGTGTTGAGCCCCAAACAGTTGAATCGATCGAAATCTTAAAGGCCAGAAGAACACCTTTCCTCGTAGCGGCCAATAAAATCGACTTAATCCCAGGTTGGAAGGCGAATCCGGACTACAGCTTCCTAGAATCCTTTAAACTCCAACCTGAAGAGGTTAAAGGAATGCTGGAGGAGAAAATCTACCGTCTCATGGGCGACCTGTCAACCCATGGATTTAAATCGGATAGATATGATAGAGTCAAGGACTTCAGAACCCACGTGGCCCTTGTTCCAACCAGCGCTAAAACCGGGGAAGGCATCCCAGATTTAATAACAGTCCTAGTGGGGTTAACTCAAACCTACATGAAGAAGGAGCTAGCTATCACCTCAGGTCCGGCGAAGGGAGTTGTATTGGAGGTTAAAGAAGACGTAGGACTCGGCGTCACCGTTAACGCCATCATCTATGACGGGGAAATGAAGGTAAACGATAGAATTGTTCTCGGAGGCCGTGAAGACGTTGTTGAAACAACTGTGAGGGCGATTCTGAAGCCGAAACCCCTGGACGAAATCCGAGATCCCCGAGACAGGTTCATGAACGTTCAAAAAGTCTCTGCCGCAGCTGGGGTTAAAATCGTCGCGCCTGACCTTAACTCGGCGTTACCTGGAGCCCCATTATATGTGGTGCCAGAAGGCTCAGACCCCAACCCGTTCAAGCGGAGAATAACCGAGGAGGTTAGAAAGCTTAGATTCAACACCGACAAGCTGGGAGTTGTTTTAAAAGCCGATACTTTAGGATCCCTAGAGGCCCTAACGAACATGCTCCAAACCCACAGCGTACCTATTAGACTTGCGGACGTTGGAGATGTATCTAAAAGAGACGTCGTCGAAGCTGAAACTGTTAGAAAAAAAGACCCTACATTAGGCGTCATACTGGCGTTTAACGTGGAGGTACTACCGGACGCTAGACTCGAAATCGAGAAATGGGGCATCCCCACGTTTGAGGCCAAGATCATATACCGACTTTTAGAGCAATACCGGGAATGGGAAAAGGACGTAAGGCTCTCACAGATCTCTTCCCAGCTAGCCTCCCTGATAAGGCCAGGAAAGATTAAGGTCTTGGGAGGTTATGTGTTTAGGAGAAGTAAACCAGCCATAGTAGGAGTGGAAGTGCTAAAGGGTAGGATACAACCTGGTTACCCTTTATTGAACGAGGAGGGAAAGAGGATTGGGAAGATCTTAAGGATTCAAGATAAAGGCCAGGACATCGCCGAGGCGGTCGCCGGTAGTCAGGTAGCCGTTTCAATCGACGAAGGCTTTGTGGGAAGAAACATCTTTGAAGAAGGAACACTCTACGTGGATGTCCCTCAATCTCATAGGGAAACCCTCTTAACTAAATTTAGAGGAGAGCTTTCCGAGGAGGAGGTTCAGTTGATAGAGGAGTTAAATGAGATGGCTGAAAAACAGGCTAGGCCTCTTCTCAACTCCACCGACAAATCTTAG
- a CDS encoding 50S ribosomal protein L24e, which yields MPKTYKCSFCGRVFPQGTGMMYVKNDGALLYFCSSKCRKSVLRLGRDSRKLKWTSYHGKKEREA from the coding sequence ATGCCTAAAACCTATAAATGCTCCTTCTGCGGCAGAGTTTTCCCCCAAGGCACAGGTATGATGTACGTGAAGAACGATGGAGCCCTCCTATACTTCTGCTCCAGTAAGTGTAGGAAAAGCGTTCTGAGGCTAGGCAGGGACTCAAGGAAGCTGAAGTGGACCAGCTACCATGGAAAGAAGGAGAGAGAGGCGTAA